The Papaver somniferum cultivar HN1 chromosome 6, ASM357369v1, whole genome shotgun sequence genome segment GGAGGGAACCAGCCATTTCACTGTCGATAAAGGTAAAAGAGGTGTTTGATCTCATTGGACAACTACTGAAGAAAACTGACATCCAAATAACAAGAACTTAAAGGGTTAGTTTCCATGCGCTTACATATTCTAGTCATTAAACGAACAAGTTGTGTACGCCCATTTTACTCCTCGAACTCCAAGTAATTACTCCCTCAGCCTCATAGAAAGAGGGtctttcaatttttcattttgtCTAAAAATAGGCAAACAGAGATAGTGTATTAATATATTATAGAAAACTGTAGAAAACTTTCACATAAATTTAGATCCGACTAGGAATCTGCTGTTGATGATTGAGGAAAGAAATCACTGATTCCTTCATCTTCATCGCCTTTTCAGAATCAGGTTTCAGCAGATGAAACACATGATCTTCCCCTTGTgactccacaatctcaaccacacCATTCCATTCACTATTTCTTAACGTTTCAAAGTACAACCATCCTCTGTCCCTGAACAAGTCTTTCTCTGCAACACAAACTAGTACCTTTTTGCATCCTAAGCTTGAAAGGTTGGGGTCTTTGTAGGGGTTGATAAGTAGGTCATCATAACCAGTCGATGATGGACAAATATTAGGCCAGAGTTTGTCCATTTTTATCTTCTTATACATATCTTTCTCCTCAGAACCAATGGGTTTCTCATCCCAAAAGTAAGGATGAATTAAAACAACTCCATAAAACTGAAAACCGATTAGTGACACTTGCATTTGGTGATGAGTTCCAGCCAGCCGCATAGCCATGTTGTGCGAGATGTTAGCACCCGCACTATCGCCACCCATGAAAACTCGGTTGAAGTCGACATAGTTGTTCAACCAGCTCTCAGAACCGTGTCCTGTAGAGTGAGAAAGTACCCATACTATGGCTTCCCATGAATCGTCATAGGCAACAGGAAGATGGTGTTCAGGTACTAGTCTAAAACCTACAGATAGGACAACCACATTGGCCTCGGCAACTAAAGAACTAATATAGTTATGGTAGAGTGGCGAGGAAGGACTATGCACACAAAAAGCTCCTCCATGGAAGTAAAGGAGAAGTGGAAACCTTTTATtgatctgtttttgttgtttggtGAACTTCGGGAGATAGATTCTTGAAGAAACGCCAACTTCAGGTGTAATAATAACATCTTTTGATGAAACACCTGTCTTTGGATCTTCCATAGAAGGTGGAATACATTTTTTGACCAGTATCCTCTCTTTTCGACCATCTTTGTATACTCTTAAAAATGGTTTATATTCATAAACAATTTCGTTGTTTtccattaaagaagaagaagaa includes the following:
- the LOC113290562 gene encoding probable carboxylesterase 2, with the translated sequence MENNEIVYEYKPFLRVYKDGRKERILVKKCIPPSMEDPKTGVSSKDVIITPEVGVSSRIYLPKFTKQQKQINKRFPLLLYFHGGAFCVHSPSSPLYHNYISSLVAEANVVVLSVGFRLVPEHHLPVAYDDSWEAIVWVLSHSTGHGSESWLNNYVDFNRVFMGGDSAGANISHNMAMRLAGTHHQMQVSLIGFQFYGVVLIHPYFWDEKPIGSEEKDMYKKIKMDKLWPNICPSSTGYDDLLINPYKDPNLSSLGCKKVLVCVAEKDLFRDRGWLYFETLRNSEWNGVVEIVESQGEDHVFHLLKPDSEKAMKMKESVISFLNHQQQIPSRI